The Fervidobacterium pennivorans DNA segment GTTGTTAACGCCATAGAACAAGAAATTGAAGTGATGGGTATAAAAGATGGATTTGAAGGACTGCTCAACGATAAAGTTGACATACTTGTTAGAAATAACGTATCAGGTATTCTTCACCAGGGTGGAACGATATTAGGAACTTCGCTTTTTATTCCTGAAAAAGACGAGGATTTAACTGCCATTAAAAACAAGACGATTCAATATGGTATAACTGGATACATAATTCTTGGTGGAAGAAATGCAGTTAGAGCTGCATTAAACCTACAAAGATACGGAATACCGTCAATAATCGTTCCTGCAACAATAGATAATGACCTCTCATTTACGGATTTTTCCATAGGATTCATAACAGCGCTTGAGCATGTAACACAGGCACTTGATATAATTCATTCGACAGCCGAATCTCACCATAGGGTCATGATTGTAAAGACAATGGGTGCACCTGGTGGTTGGCTCGCAACTTTTGGCGGTCTTGCTGGAGGTGCCGATTTCGTCATAACAAGCTCGGATGTTTTAAATCCAAAAGAACTCTTGACAACCATTCAGCACAGATATGAGAGCGGGAAGAGATTCTCAATAGTTGTAGTAGAAGATGGTGTAAAATTACCCGAAGAGATAATCGACGAATGTAAGTGCTCCCACGAAACAGACCCAGCCGAAGTTGTTGGTATATACATAGGTAAAAAACTCAACCTCGAATGGAGATATACAAACCTTGGATACATTCAAAGAGGCGGAACGCCTGCAGCAATGGACAGAATCATTGCAACACAACTGAGTGCAAGAGCTGTGGAACTTGTGAAAATGGGAAAATTCTACCATGCGGTTGGTGTAAAAGGTTTCATCGTAACAGAGGTGCCTTACAGTGAGACGCTCCTTAATGTGAGACCTGTTGATTATTACATCAAGCAACTTGCAAAGCTTTTCTATTAATCTCTTAATATCAAATAGAACAAGCGGTGGCATTAATTAAAAAAATGCCACCGCTGTTTTTTACGAAAAAAACAAGAGAAATCAAAAGCTCAAAGCAGTGTTAGATAGAATTTACAAGATAAAAACGACTGGCCTTAATAATTTCATAATTTTCGAAAATTGTAACCATAATCCCCTGAATGATATAATAATAGCGTTATCGGTAACGTTACCGATAAGATAATCAGAATTTGGAGTTATCGAGAAAGGGGTGTTGAGGGGATGGCAGAAAGATTACCATTGTGGAAGAAGTGGATGTATGCACTAGGGCAGTTGGGCTGGTCTCTGACCAGTTTTGCTATCGGAAACGCTCTTGTATATTTTTACATGCCCCCTGAGGGTGTGAATTTTCCCCAGTATATAACCAGAGGAGCTGTTTGGGCTGGATTGACTATCGTGGGACTTGTGTTAGGAACATCCAGACTCTTTGATGCAATTACAGACCCAGTTGTTGCTACCATGTCGGACAGAAGTAGATTAAAACTAGGCAGAAGAAGAGGATTTTTGGCAATCAGCGTGCTTCCTTTTGCGTTGCTTTCTTTTTTGCCTTTCTTTCCACCTTCGACAAGTTATACAATCAACACTATTTGGCTTTTTGCTACAGTTATTGCATTCTATTGGTTTATGACCATGTATGTTACCCCGTTCTTTGCATGGATGAGCGAACTTGGACATGACCCTGACGAACGACTGGGTCTTAGCACAATGATTTCCATCACATGGGCTCTTGGATACGTTTTAGGAACCCAGATTTACCTTTTCCAGACCATTTTGGAAAAACGAGGTTTTGAACCCGTTAAAGCGTTTCAAACAGTTACAGTGCTTTATGGATTAATAGGTTTTATCTTTATGTTACTACCTATTATATTTATCGATGAAAAGCGTTATTGTGAACAACACGTGGTTAATGAAGGAAGTTTAGAGGCTATAATCAACGCATTCAAAGAAAAGCACTTTACAATCTTTGTTATCCAGGATTTGCTTTACTGGATAGGTTTAACAGGCATAAGTCTTGGGCTCGTTTATTACATAACGGTCTTGCTGAAGCTTTCAAAAGAGCAAGCTTCTCAAGTTCAGCTTATAATGTTCCTTTTGTCTTTCTTATTCTACGTTCCTGTTAATTTCTTGGCAAGAAAACTTGGCAAAAAGGCGGTCCTTATGGCAGGGTTTATCGTATTTGCCTTAGACTTCGCATTTGCTGCACTTTTAGGTAAATTGAATATGTCACCATATGCCCAGAGTTACATTGTAGGAGTTTTGGCAGCAATACCACTTGCGATATTTGGAATCTTACCAAATGCAATGGTAGCTGATATTGCTGAAGCACATGGAAGAAAGACGGGTAACTACAAAGCAGGAGTCTTCTTTGGCGCAAGGACATTCATGCAAAAAATGGGACAAACAATAGCAGGACTCGTATTTCCATCTATATACATTTTCGGAACTAACCAAGTCAACGAATTCGGTCTTAGAATTAGCGCTATAATTTCGCTGACTTTAATGGTGCTCGGCTATATCGTAATGTTGTTCTATAACGAAAAGGAAATCTTAAAAATACTGGGGGTTAAAGCAGTAGCGCAAGAGGAATAAAAGAGTAAAACTATAAATTTTGCTACACAGTTTTAGACTTAGCCCCTATATCGTTAGTAATATCCGATATGGGGGCATTTTTATTTTATTGATTCGGGAATATGTTCACAAGTTGTCTTGACAAGATTTGTAAGAAGTGTTAAAATGATAGTAGAATTGTGAAAAATATCACGAATGATGCAGAGGATTTTTACTTTGCAGACAAGATTTCCGGTAATAAGTCAAGAGGAGAAAAAATAGAAAAATAAAAAACCTAGTCAACACTTTGACTTTCAATAACTTAATATTTCACTTTCATTCTTCACATACTTGATTTCGTTCTTTTTACCTATTTCATCGGTACATACGGTACGTTGTTCTTTAGTAAATAATACACTAAATTTACTAATTTCCTTGCAGTTAATATTAGCGCTCTCATGTGTTTGTGTGTTGTTGCTTCTGCGTACTTTTTGCGATAATATTCTTTGTATACAGGATCGTATGTCTTTACTCCGTTCGCTGCCATTACTAGGTATGTTCTTAGATACTTGTTCCCTTTTTTCGTTAGTTGGTTGTTTTCTGATTTGTAATTTCCACTTTGATTGATTGTCCATACAAGCCCTGCGTATGATGCTAACGCTGAGGCTTTTTCGAAACGATTGATGTCTCCTATTTCGGCTATAATTCCAGCTGCAGTTATTTCTCCTATCCCTTTGACTGTTGTTAGTGTGTTCGAAATTACTTTAAGTAATTTACTTATTTCTTTCTTTACTAGTTCGATTTGTTTTTCATAGTGCTGTATCAAATCGATAGTGGAAACAATAGATATTCTCAGAGTGTTTGAAGGATTAACAGACAACCTCAAGGCATCTTTAGCAAGAGTTTGGAGTTTTTCTGCTAAGACTTGTGAAGAGACATTGTGTCTGGAAATTTTCGCAATATATTCAAATAACTCTTCAATTGGCATGTTTGCGATTTCTTCGATTGTATAATCTTTAAGCAGGCATTCGAAAGTCTTATTTAGTTTAAAGTCAAGTTTAGGGAAATAAAGAGAAACATACGAATAGAGCCTAAGTTTCAATCGAGCGATATCTTCGTTGAACTTTAAATAAAGTCTGGTGAGATTACGAAGCTCAGAGATGATATATGAGTTATTGACAAAAGGGACTAAAGACTCAGGAAATTTAGAAGCGATAGAGAAAATAAGTTCAGCATCGATTTTGTCAGTTTTAGGACGATTGAGAATTTTGCGATAGAGCTTAATGTTATCAGTTTTAACCCAAAAGACAGGTACGTTGTTTTGAAAGAA contains these protein-coding regions:
- a CDS encoding 6-phosphofructokinase yields the protein MRRIGVLSVGNDCPGLNPAIRSIVVNAIEQEIEVMGIKDGFEGLLNDKVDILVRNNVSGILHQGGTILGTSLFIPEKDEDLTAIKNKTIQYGITGYIILGGRNAVRAALNLQRYGIPSIIVPATIDNDLSFTDFSIGFITALEHVTQALDIIHSTAESHHRVMIVKTMGAPGGWLATFGGLAGGADFVITSSDVLNPKELLTTIQHRYESGKRFSIVVVEDGVKLPEEIIDECKCSHETDPAEVVGIYIGKKLNLEWRYTNLGYIQRGGTPAAMDRIIATQLSARAVELVKMGKFYHAVGVKGFIVTEVPYSETLLNVRPVDYYIKQLAKLFY
- a CDS encoding MFS transporter, whose protein sequence is MAERLPLWKKWMYALGQLGWSLTSFAIGNALVYFYMPPEGVNFPQYITRGAVWAGLTIVGLVLGTSRLFDAITDPVVATMSDRSRLKLGRRRGFLAISVLPFALLSFLPFFPPSTSYTINTIWLFATVIAFYWFMTMYVTPFFAWMSELGHDPDERLGLSTMISITWALGYVLGTQIYLFQTILEKRGFEPVKAFQTVTVLYGLIGFIFMLLPIIFIDEKRYCEQHVVNEGSLEAIINAFKEKHFTIFVIQDLLYWIGLTGISLGLVYYITVLLKLSKEQASQVQLIMFLLSFLFYVPVNFLARKLGKKAVLMAGFIVFALDFAFAALLGKLNMSPYAQSYIVGVLAAIPLAIFGILPNAMVADIAEAHGRKTGNYKAGVFFGARTFMQKMGQTIAGLVFPSIYIFGTNQVNEFGLRISAIISLTLMVLGYIVMLFYNEKEILKILGVKAVAQEE
- a CDS encoding IS110 family RNA-guided transposase yields the protein MAILAIDVSKNYLSFFSDFIGSGTVENSPQGIVELFNKAFASSSDFSLVLESTGVFSFNVANFFFQNNVPVFWVKTDNIKLYRKILNRPKTDKIDAELIFSIASKFPESLVPFVNNSYIISELRNLTRLYLKFNEDIARLKLRLYSYVSLYFPKLDFKLNKTFECLLKDYTIEEIANMPIEELFEYIAKISRHNVSSQVLAEKLQTLAKDALRLSVNPSNTLRISIVSTIDLIQHYEKQIELVKKEISKLLKVISNTLTTVKGIGEITAAGIIAEIGDINRFEKASALASYAGLVWTINQSGNYKSENNQLTKKGNKYLRTYLVMAANGVKTYDPVYKEYYRKKYAEATTHKHMRALILTARKLVNLVYYLLKNNVPYVPMK